The following proteins are encoded in a genomic region of Glycine max cultivar Williams 82 chromosome 18, Glycine_max_v4.0, whole genome shotgun sequence:
- the LOC102661800 gene encoding uncharacterized protein: MPLNNCPRRKLGYDSREYERRRRRFKKYNGCPHLLSRGGYDLLDKKLMDEKRKHQEHLAEFIENPSLGIDPPSPVSRHLKWKMARTKPYGQMTSAAAQQISDEIDSLEE; encoded by the exons atgccattaAACAATTGTCCCCGGAGGAAGTTAGGGTATGACAGCAG GGAATATGAAAGAAGGCGCAGAAGATTCAAAAAATACAATGGCTGCCCCCACTtactgtctcgtgggggttatgatctTCTTGACAAAAAACTTATGGACGAGAAGAGGAAGCATCAAGAACATCTAGCTGAGTTTATTGAAAATCCATCACTCggcatcgaccctccatcccccgtGTCGAGACATctcaagtggaagatggcccgcacaaaGCCTTATGGGCAAATGACCTCTGCAGCAGCACAACAAATATCAGACGAAATT GATTCTTTAGAGGAATAG